Proteins from a genomic interval of Undibacterium parvum:
- a CDS encoding flagella assembly protein FlgT middle domain-containing protein — MPIYPNLSKYLRFYGLLTCLLLCSIAPLAQAATSTVVYPLTVRTVDVRTSLDATEVQLVPANSVVMEPAPETSLAAAASVPEHAYKKKILATAFAVSRLGQVQDIEDIAHGFPRELLLRLEKTNLFLTRTSPSLLAFTMKSETPSINLVKQVAAEFDSQFIIAGEIRNAGVQIDKKYLGLWETRTRHMEIEIAIYDGVSGAMLSRHNLHAQADDQANVGRDKPFGSAAFYASSYGQAIDTILNHASVLVENDLQQLPILARILKVNKAQIVIDVGATSSVALGDAATVLVGNNELPTLGLRSHQPLLVAYGLPQTNVGKAAVIQVQNNFSIAELANGVKADEVKVGDFVRFGGLVTK; from the coding sequence ATGCCCATATATCCAAATTTGAGTAAGTATTTACGCTTTTACGGTCTCTTAACGTGTCTGCTGTTGTGCTCGATTGCGCCGCTAGCGCAGGCAGCGACCTCGACTGTGGTCTATCCGCTGACGGTGCGCACTGTCGATGTGCGTACATCGCTCGATGCCACTGAAGTGCAGTTGGTGCCAGCGAATTCGGTAGTGATGGAGCCGGCGCCAGAGACTAGTCTTGCAGCCGCGGCTAGCGTACCGGAGCATGCGTATAAAAAGAAAATTCTGGCGACCGCGTTTGCGGTGAGCCGTCTGGGGCAAGTGCAGGATATCGAGGATATTGCACATGGTTTTCCGCGTGAACTCTTGTTGCGTTTGGAGAAAACTAATCTTTTTCTGACCAGAACTTCGCCTAGTTTATTGGCGTTTACCATGAAGTCTGAGACGCCGAGTATTAATCTGGTCAAACAGGTTGCGGCTGAGTTTGATAGCCAGTTTATTATTGCTGGCGAGATTCGCAATGCTGGCGTGCAGATCGATAAGAAGTATCTGGGTTTGTGGGAGACCCGCACGCGCCACATGGAGATAGAAATTGCGATTTATGATGGCGTCAGCGGCGCCATGCTGTCACGCCATAATTTGCACGCGCAGGCGGACGATCAAGCCAATGTGGGACGTGATAAACCCTTTGGCAGTGCCGCGTTTTATGCCTCTAGCTATGGTCAGGCCATCGATACCATCTTGAATCACGCTAGCGTCTTGGTGGAAAACGATTTACAGCAATTGCCGATACTGGCGCGGATATTGAAAGTGAACAAAGCGCAAATTGTGATCGATGTTGGCGCAACTTCGTCCGTGGCGCTGGGGGATGCTGCCACTGTGTTGGTCGGGAATAATGAATTACCTACGCTGGGACTGAGATCGCATCAACCGCTGTTGGTCGCTTACGGCTTGCCGCAGACGAATGTGGGTAAGGCTGCAGTGATACAGGTGCAGAATAATTTTTCTATCGCTGAACTCGCTAACGGTGTCAAAGCAGACGAGGTCAAAGTCGGGGATTTTGTACGATTTGGTGGCCTTGTGACTAAGTAA
- a CDS encoding acyl-CoA synthetase, with translation MSEITSANIPSMSTSKTGTDRYQQLYQEFHWHIPQHFNIARVCSQSWAEDAQHGQRTAVYFENSDGHTETLSYASLQAQANQLAQLLQSQGLQRGDVIACILPQRPETAITLIACLQLGAIVMPLSFLFGPEALEYRLQHSAAKALIVDASGIDAFLQIRANCPAVTTLITLDCQAEQALNWHVALTNMPDVFQMAETLASDPAILIYTSGTTGAPKGALLPHAALIGNLPGFVASQNWFPQEQDVFWSPADWAWTGGLMDALLPTLYFGKPIVGYQGRFSAETAYYLMEKYQVTNTFLFPTALKLMMKACASPLQQYRLHLRAIMCAGEAVGDAVFNWCISALQIIPNEMFGQTEMNYIVGNSHLHWPAKPGSMGRAYPGHRVALIDEAGKEVADHEIAEVAVHRYDIHGQPDPIFFLGYWNNVEATSDKFSGDWCRSGDLALRDADGYLWYQGRADDMFKAAGYRIGPAEIENCLLKHPAVLNVAVVPKPDQERGNLVKAYIVLSHGHLASAALIEELQSYVRGKLAPYEYPKEIEFIDQLPMTASGKIQRRILRLQEETRSKT, from the coding sequence ATGTCGGAAATCACATCAGCAAACATTCCATCCATGAGCACAAGCAAGACTGGTACGGATAGGTATCAACAGCTATATCAGGAATTTCATTGGCACATCCCGCAACACTTCAACATTGCCCGAGTCTGTAGCCAAAGCTGGGCGGAGGACGCGCAGCACGGGCAGCGCACTGCGGTGTATTTTGAGAATAGTGACGGACACACAGAAACCCTCAGCTATGCCAGTCTGCAAGCGCAGGCCAACCAGTTGGCGCAACTACTGCAGTCGCAAGGCCTGCAACGTGGTGACGTAATCGCCTGCATTTTACCGCAACGACCTGAAACAGCAATCACCCTGATCGCCTGTCTGCAGCTAGGCGCGATCGTGATGCCACTGTCGTTTTTGTTCGGTCCAGAAGCGCTGGAATACCGCTTGCAGCATAGCGCGGCCAAGGCCCTGATCGTCGACGCTAGCGGGATAGACGCGTTTTTGCAAATACGCGCCAACTGTCCGGCAGTTACTACCCTGATCACGCTCGATTGTCAGGCCGAACAGGCTTTGAATTGGCATGTGGCACTGACCAACATGCCTGATGTGTTTCAAATGGCGGAGACCTTGGCCAGTGATCCGGCTATCTTAATCTACACCAGCGGCACTACCGGCGCGCCCAAGGGTGCGCTCTTGCCGCACGCCGCCCTGATCGGCAATCTTCCGGGTTTTGTGGCGTCGCAAAATTGGTTCCCACAAGAGCAGGATGTGTTCTGGTCACCGGCCGACTGGGCCTGGACCGGCGGCCTGATGGATGCCCTACTGCCTACCCTGTATTTTGGCAAACCCATTGTCGGCTACCAAGGCAGATTCTCGGCCGAGACCGCCTATTATTTGATGGAAAAATATCAGGTCACCAATACCTTCCTTTTTCCGACGGCTTTAAAATTAATGATGAAAGCCTGCGCCTCCCCCTTGCAGCAATATCGCCTGCATTTACGCGCCATCATGTGCGCTGGCGAAGCGGTCGGTGATGCAGTTTTCAACTGGTGCATATCGGCGTTACAGATCATTCCCAATGAGATGTTCGGTCAGACCGAGATGAACTACATCGTCGGCAACAGCCATCTGCATTGGCCAGCAAAACCGGGCAGTATGGGGCGCGCCTATCCTGGTCATAGAGTCGCCCTGATTGATGAGGCAGGCAAAGAAGTCGCTGATCACGAGATTGCTGAAGTGGCCGTGCATCGCTATGACATCCATGGCCAGCCAGATCCTATCTTTTTTCTGGGGTACTGGAACAACGTTGAAGCCACCAGCGACAAATTTAGCGGCGACTGGTGTCGCAGCGGAGACCTGGCCTTGCGCGACGCCGACGGCTATCTCTGGTATCAAGGCCGTGCCGACGATATGTTCAAGGCCGCCGGTTACCGCATCGGCCCTGCTGAAATTGAAAACTGCTTGCTTAAGCACCCTGCCGTATTAAATGTCGCGGTGGTACCTAAACCGGATCAGGAGCGCGGCAATTTGGTTAAGGCATATATTGTATTGAGCCACGGCCATCTGGCTAGCGCTGCATTGATCGAAGAATTGCAAAGCTATGTGCGCGGTAAACTGGCACCGTATGAATACCCGAAAGAGATAGAATTTATAGACCAGCTACCGATGACTGCCAGCGGGAAAATCCAAAGGCGGATACTGCGATTGCAGGAAGAGACTCGCAGTAAAACCTAG
- a CDS encoding alpha/beta fold hydrolase: MTISHSRSEFVALRGLNYHVRHWGDESAPMLFMMHGWMDVSASFQFVVDNLQEKWHVIAADWRGFGLTETPPTDSYWFPDYLGDLDALLHHFSPDLPVNLLGHSMGANVVLLYAGVRPERVRKLINLEGFGLPTTHPKQAPKRYLKWLDELREQPVMRSYASAAEVAARLQKTNPRLSDERAQFLSQHWAKENTQGQWEILGDPAHKLTSPLLFQVEEILACWSKIVAPVLWVEADDTDIWRWMGPKAEARVEIDRRIAVIPNVRTEMMMDAGHMLHHDQPELLAQLIEAFLAEE, encoded by the coding sequence ATGACTATTTCTCACTCTCGCTCCGAATTTGTCGCGCTACGCGGACTCAATTATCACGTTCGTCATTGGGGCGATGAGAGCGCGCCTATGCTATTCATGATGCATGGCTGGATGGATGTTTCTGCCTCATTCCAATTTGTGGTTGATAACCTGCAAGAAAAATGGCATGTGATCGCCGCCGACTGGCGTGGTTTTGGTTTAACCGAAACTCCGCCTACCGATAGCTACTGGTTTCCTGATTATCTGGGTGATCTTGATGCGCTCCTACATCATTTTTCGCCTGATCTGCCGGTCAATCTACTAGGCCATAGTATGGGCGCGAATGTAGTGTTGCTGTATGCCGGGGTCAGGCCAGAGCGGGTGAGAAAGCTGATTAATCTGGAAGGTTTTGGCCTGCCAACTACGCATCCGAAACAAGCGCCTAAACGTTATCTGAAATGGCTGGACGAGTTGCGCGAACAACCGGTTATGCGTAGCTATGCCAGTGCTGCAGAAGTAGCGGCGCGCTTACAAAAAACCAATCCGCGTTTAAGCGATGAGCGTGCCCAATTTTTGTCTCAGCATTGGGCCAAAGAAAACACTCAAGGCCAGTGGGAAATTTTGGGTGACCCGGCACATAAATTGACTAGCCCCTTATTGTTTCAGGTCGAAGAAATACTGGCGTGCTGGAGCAAGATCGTCGCCCCGGTGCTATGGGTAGAGGCCGACGACACCGATATCTGGCGCTGGATGGGGCCAAAAGCCGAGGCGAGGGTGGAGATTGATCGCCGCATCGCTGTTATTCCTAATGTGCGCACCGAGATGATGATGGATGCCGGCCACATGCTACATCATGATCAACCTGAACTTCTGGCGCAGTTAATCGAGGCGTTTTTGGCGGAAGAATAA
- a CDS encoding cystathionine gamma-synthase family protein — protein sequence MSDHASYGFTTTILHNDRQQAIEHGSPHKPVHTSVTFGYKDARDLAAVFQGKQSGYRYGRQGNPTVSALEDKISKMEGGAASICFATGMAAIGALFQALLREGDQIISSAFLFGNTSSLLQTVASQGVAVAYVDATDVANVEAVITPATRMVFVETIANPRTQIADLKKIGSLCRERGILFVVDNTMTSPYLFQPKKVGAGLVINSLTKSIAGHGNVLGGAITDTGLFDWAAYPNIADNFRKQASPQQGMAQIRAKALRDFGASLAPDAAHQIAVGAETIALRLERECANALALAKMLEADPRVAVVHYPGLATHPQHALATELFRAYGALFSFELRADIDCFDFLNRLKLAINATHLGDTRTLIIPVAHTIFFEMGAERRAAMGIADSLIRVSVGIEDTQDLLQDFSAALSA from the coding sequence ATGAGCGACCACGCATCCTACGGCTTTACCACCACCATACTTCATAACGACCGCCAGCAAGCGATAGAGCACGGCTCGCCGCATAAGCCTGTGCATACCTCGGTCACTTTCGGCTACAAAGATGCACGCGATCTGGCTGCCGTGTTTCAGGGCAAGCAATCGGGTTACCGTTACGGCAGGCAGGGCAATCCTACTGTGTCGGCGCTGGAAGATAAAATCAGCAAGATGGAAGGCGGTGCAGCCAGTATATGTTTCGCTACTGGAATGGCAGCAATAGGCGCTTTGTTTCAAGCCCTGCTGCGCGAAGGCGATCAGATTATTTCTTCGGCCTTTTTGTTTGGTAATACCAGCAGTTTGCTACAAACGGTCGCCAGCCAAGGGGTAGCTGTTGCTTACGTCGACGCTACTGATGTCGCCAATGTGGAAGCCGTGATTACGCCGGCGACGCGTATGGTATTTGTCGAGACCATTGCTAATCCGCGTACCCAGATTGCCGATCTGAAAAAAATTGGCAGCCTGTGCCGTGAACGTGGCATCTTGTTTGTGGTGGATAACACCATGACTTCGCCGTATCTGTTTCAGCCAAAAAAAGTCGGTGCTGGCCTGGTGATTAATTCGCTGACCAAATCGATAGCCGGACATGGCAATGTGCTGGGCGGTGCGATTACCGATACCGGCCTGTTTGATTGGGCGGCGTATCCGAATATTGCAGACAACTTCAGAAAACAAGCATCCCCGCAACAAGGCATGGCGCAGATTCGTGCCAAGGCGCTGCGTGATTTCGGCGCATCGCTGGCACCGGATGCCGCGCACCAGATTGCGGTCGGTGCCGAAACCATAGCCTTACGCTTAGAGCGTGAATGTGCCAATGCACTAGCACTCGCCAAGATGCTAGAGGCAGATCCACGCGTGGCGGTGGTGCATTACCCGGGCTTGGCTACGCATCCGCAGCATGCGCTGGCTACTGAATTGTTCCGCGCTTACGGTGCCTTGTTCAGCTTTGAATTACGTGCCGACATCGATTGTTTTGATTTCTTGAATCGCCTCAAACTGGCGATCAATGCCACCCATCTGGGCGACACCCGCACCTTGATTATTCCGGTGGCGCACACCATCTTCTTTGAGATGGGCGCAGAACGGCGTGCCGCCATGGGGATTGCTGATTCCCTGATACGCGTTTCTGTCGGTATTGAAGATACTCAGGATTTATTGCAAGACTTTAGCGCCGCCTTGAGTGCCTAA
- a CDS encoding ABC transporter permease, producing MLRLSLTMTLRDWRAGELRFLLVALMIAVASLSSVGFFVDRMRNGLNRDAHQLLGADLLVSADQPIAAAWRLEAQKRGLQLAETVVFPSMALAGEGDAAQSRLVSLKAVSQAYPLRGNLKLQQGESEIITQAIPQHATAWLDPALMLSLNLKIGENIKLGDQQFKVAQVIAAEPDRGAAFMNFAPRVMLALDDLPATNLIQNGSRVTYRLLLAGQPASVASFQTYLQTAIDTEKLKGIRLESLESGRPEMRATLDRAEQFLSLVGLLSALLAAVAVAMAARRFMLRHVDACAMLRCLGLTQNQVTSMYLIEFFMLGVIGSAAGVVLGFAGHYALLEWLGKLVGNQLPPASWLPALQGVLTGLLLLIGFALPPILQLRNVPHNQVIRRAQDAPQAMTLLSYLLGLGMFIGLLLWQAGDIKLGLLTAAGFLLGLLAFALVAWLGVASLRRLRGLFDNSAWRFAITALQRRPGATVIQVVSLALGLMALLLLTVIRGDLISAWKKSTPADAPNQFVINIQPDQKDEIAARLKLFTQPALYPMIRGRLVQVNNTVLAADSYQEDRAKRLVDREFNLSTMNDLPAMNKITAGHWFSDASASQPEASVEEGIAKTLNLKLGDKLTFAVAGQQVTAAITSLRKLDWGSMRVNFFVVINPKAMAEMPQTWITAFRMPPKEKKFVNQLMLDFPNLTVVDVGAMIKQLQDVLDQVISAVEFLFLFTLASGVLVLYAALAGSQDLRMREAALLRALGATRKQLSQAQWIEFFLIGGLAGLLAASGASAIGWALARFSFEFEWSFSPVVWVAGLAVGATCALIGGWVGLRNVLNQPPLQSLREG from the coding sequence ATGCTTAGACTCTCCTTGACGATGACACTGCGCGATTGGCGTGCTGGTGAATTGCGCTTCTTGCTGGTCGCCCTGATGATCGCGGTGGCCTCTTTGTCTTCGGTAGGATTTTTCGTCGATCGCATGCGCAACGGTCTCAATCGCGATGCGCACCAATTACTTGGTGCCGATCTGCTGGTGAGCGCAGATCAACCTATCGCTGCCGCCTGGCGGCTAGAGGCGCAGAAGCGCGGCTTGCAATTGGCCGAAACCGTGGTCTTTCCTAGCATGGCATTAGCTGGTGAGGGCGATGCCGCGCAGTCGCGACTGGTGTCACTGAAAGCGGTCAGCCAAGCTTATCCGCTACGCGGCAATCTGAAACTCCAGCAAGGAGAGTCTGAGATCATCACGCAAGCGATACCGCAGCACGCGACGGCTTGGTTGGACCCAGCGCTGATGCTCAGTTTGAACCTGAAAATTGGCGAGAATATCAAGCTCGGTGATCAGCAATTTAAAGTGGCGCAAGTGATCGCCGCAGAGCCGGATCGGGGTGCCGCCTTCATGAACTTCGCGCCACGTGTGATGCTGGCGCTGGATGATTTACCTGCCACTAATTTGATACAAAATGGCTCGCGCGTCACGTATAGGCTGCTATTGGCCGGGCAGCCTGCCAGTGTCGCCAGTTTTCAAACGTATCTGCAAACAGCGATCGATACTGAAAAACTCAAGGGCATCAGGCTAGAGTCGCTGGAATCGGGGCGGCCAGAAATGCGCGCCACTCTAGATAGAGCCGAGCAGTTTTTATCTCTGGTCGGTTTGCTGTCGGCCTTGTTGGCGGCGGTCGCGGTAGCGATGGCGGCGCGGCGCTTCATGTTGCGTCACGTCGATGCCTGCGCCATGTTGCGTTGTCTGGGTTTGACGCAAAACCAAGTCACCTCCATGTATTTAATCGAATTTTTCATGCTAGGTGTGATTGGCAGTGCGGCCGGAGTTGTGCTCGGTTTTGCTGGACATTATGCCTTGCTGGAATGGCTGGGTAAGCTGGTCGGCAATCAGCTGCCGCCCGCCAGTTGGCTCCCGGCGCTGCAAGGTGTGTTGACCGGTTTGCTGCTATTGATAGGTTTTGCCTTGCCGCCAATTCTGCAGCTGCGCAACGTGCCACATAACCAAGTAATACGCCGTGCGCAAGATGCGCCGCAAGCCATGACGTTGCTCAGTTACTTGTTGGGTTTGGGGATGTTCATAGGCTTGTTGTTATGGCAGGCTGGCGACATAAAACTGGGTCTGCTGACGGCTGCCGGTTTTCTCTTGGGTTTGCTGGCATTTGCTTTGGTGGCGTGGTTGGGCGTAGCGTCGCTACGTCGCTTACGCGGCCTCTTCGATAACTCAGCCTGGCGCTTTGCGATCACGGCGCTGCAACGTCGCCCCGGTGCCACCGTGATCCAGGTGGTCTCACTGGCGCTCGGTCTGATGGCCTTGCTATTACTCACCGTGATCCGTGGCGACTTGATCAGCGCCTGGAAAAAATCGACGCCGGCAGACGCACCGAATCAATTTGTCATCAATATCCAGCCAGATCAAAAAGATGAGATCGCAGCACGTCTGAAACTGTTCACCCAGCCCGCGCTGTACCCTATGATACGCGGCCGTTTGGTGCAGGTAAATAATACCGTGCTGGCGGCCGATAGTTATCAGGAAGACCGCGCCAAACGTCTGGTCGATAGGGAATTTAACCTCTCGACTATGAACGATTTGCCGGCCATGAATAAAATTACTGCCGGGCATTGGTTTAGTGACGCCAGTGCGAGTCAGCCAGAAGCCTCGGTCGAGGAGGGTATCGCCAAAACCCTCAATCTGAAACTCGGCGACAAGCTAACTTTCGCCGTCGCCGGACAGCAAGTGACGGCCGCCATTACCAGTTTGCGTAAGCTCGATTGGGGGTCTATGCGCGTGAATTTTTTTGTTGTGATCAATCCTAAGGCGATGGCCGAGATGCCGCAAACCTGGATCACCGCGTTTCGCATGCCGCCTAAAGAGAAGAAATTTGTGAATCAACTCATGCTCGATTTTCCGAATCTGACCGTGGTCGATGTCGGTGCCATGATTAAGCAATTGCAGGATGTGCTGGATCAAGTCATCAGCGCGGTCGAATTCTTATTCTTATTTACCCTCGCATCCGGTGTTTTGGTGTTGTACGCAGCGCTGGCCGGTTCGCAAGACTTGCGCATGCGTGAAGCGGCCTTATTGCGCGCCTTGGGCGCGACCCGTAAGCAACTCTCGCAAGCGCAATGGATAGAGTTTTTTCTGATAGGTGGCCTAGCCGGCTTGCTGGCCGCCAGCGGCGCATCGGCGATAGGCTGGGCGCTGGCGCGCTTTAGTTTTGAATTTGAATGGAGCTTCTCGCCGGTAGTGTGGGTCGCAGGCTTAGCTGTAGGCGCGACTTGTGCCTTGATAGGCGGTTGGGTAGGCCTACGCAATGTCTTGAATCAGCCGCCTTTACAGAGTTTGCGTGAAGGCTAG
- a CDS encoding GNAT family N-acetyltransferase — protein sequence MGIREYKEADFAAIVDIYAASKLDELRFEPQKFKLTPLNLDPQRLASFHESDVVVYEEERVSAYLGTHLNHIRSIFVSPTYRGKGIGKQLLEHAIAHAKAEPSLEIVDEFVSSFDGIPVVVNTMKRQSS from the coding sequence ATGGGTATTCGTGAATATAAAGAAGCGGATTTTGCTGCGATAGTAGATATTTACGCTGCCTCTAAGCTTGATGAATTGCGATTCGAACCGCAGAAATTTAAACTGACACCCCTAAATTTAGATCCGCAACGGCTGGCGTCTTTTCATGAGTCTGATGTTGTGGTGTATGAAGAAGAGCGTGTGTCCGCTTATTTAGGAACACACTTAAATCATATACGCTCAATTTTTGTATCACCCACTTACCGAGGTAAAGGTATAGGAAAGCAGCTTTTGGAACATGCAATTGCACATGCTAAAGCTGAACCCAGTCTGGAAATCGTCGATGAGTTTGTCTCTTCATTTGACGGCATACCTGTGGTGGTCAATACCATGAAACGTCAGAGTAGTTGA
- a CDS encoding group II truncated hemoglobin, giving the protein MTQETQQQEEKSNLYTLIGGADKLRELVDRFYDLMELEPEFAGIRVMHPQPIDSSRDKLFWFLSGWMGGPDLYVEQFGHPRLRARHLAYPIGISERDQWLRCMAWAMQEVGIEEGFQLHLMNSFFQTADWMRNKAE; this is encoded by the coding sequence ATGACTCAAGAAACACAACAGCAAGAAGAAAAATCCAATCTCTACACTTTGATCGGTGGTGCCGACAAATTGCGTGAATTGGTAGACCGGTTTTATGATCTGATGGAACTCGAACCGGAGTTCGCGGGTATCCGTGTCATGCATCCTCAGCCTATCGATAGTTCGCGCGATAAACTGTTTTGGTTTTTGTCGGGCTGGATGGGCGGCCCTGATCTGTATGTAGAGCAATTCGGTCATCCGCGTCTGCGCGCGCGCCATCTGGCCTATCCTATCGGTATTAGCGAGCGCGATCAATGGCTGCGCTGTATGGCTTGGGCGATGCAAGAGGTCGGTATAGAAGAGGGCTTCCAACTGCACCTGATGAATTCGTTTTTTCAGACCGCCGATTGGATGCGGAATAAGGCCGAGTAA
- the rmuC gene encoding DNA recombination protein RmuC: MSLPEIFTLSLLAVLVLLNLMLLLRSGQKNGDSQIEQNLQQNFQQLQQAQERSERSLREQILSSAQATRQELGSNFSQLQQVLSTQLSNAAALQNSQIDAFSQQLVKLTEANAQQLEQMRLSLIQQAQTARDEQAASLQRFAASLNQVLANLTESNALRMGEIRATLEQKIQQLQADNASKLEEMRKTVDEKLHATLEQRLGESFKQVSERLEKVHQGLGEMQQLAIGVGDLKRVLTNVKTRGTWGEVQLEMVLEQMLTPEQYGKNVETIPGTGERVEFAIKLPGKEDDRAPVWMPIDAKFPKEQYERLLDAAERADADGVAQAGKELERAIRNEAKTIAEKYLSPPLTTDFAILFLPTEGLYAEVMRRPGLADELQRTCRVTISGPSTLSALLNSLQMGFRTLVLEKRSSEVWQVLGAVKTEFGKFGEVLAATKTALERAAKNIDHAEVRTRQMTKKLKQVEALPSDAAHSLLGIDGENSTDAEL; the protein is encoded by the coding sequence ATGAGCTTGCCTGAAATTTTTACCCTCTCGTTGTTAGCTGTTTTAGTGCTGCTCAATCTCATGCTGTTGCTGCGTAGCGGCCAAAAAAACGGCGATAGCCAAATCGAACAAAATCTCCAACAAAACTTTCAACAATTGCAGCAGGCCCAAGAGCGCAGCGAGCGCTCTTTGCGTGAGCAAATCCTGTCAAGCGCGCAAGCGACACGGCAAGAGTTGGGCAGCAATTTTTCACAACTGCAGCAAGTCTTGTCGACGCAGCTAAGCAATGCGGCAGCTCTGCAAAACAGCCAGATCGACGCCTTCTCGCAACAACTGGTGAAGCTGACAGAAGCCAATGCCCAGCAACTCGAGCAGATGCGTTTATCGTTGATACAGCAGGCGCAGACAGCCAGGGATGAGCAAGCTGCCAGCCTGCAGCGTTTTGCTGCTAGCCTGAATCAAGTGCTAGCCAATCTGACTGAGTCGAATGCCTTGCGCATGGGCGAGATCCGCGCCACTCTTGAGCAGAAAATCCAGCAACTACAAGCCGATAACGCCAGTAAGCTAGAAGAGATGCGTAAGACTGTTGATGAGAAGCTGCATGCGACCTTAGAGCAGCGTCTCGGCGAATCCTTCAAACAAGTCTCGGAACGTCTGGAGAAGGTCCATCAAGGTCTGGGAGAGATGCAGCAGCTGGCGATAGGGGTGGGCGACCTCAAACGCGTGCTGACCAATGTCAAGACGCGCGGTACCTGGGGCGAGGTACAGTTAGAGATGGTGCTGGAGCAGATGCTGACACCCGAACAATATGGCAAGAACGTCGAGACCATACCAGGCACGGGCGAGCGGGTAGAATTTGCGATCAAATTGCCGGGCAAGGAAGACGATAGGGCACCAGTATGGATGCCTATCGATGCCAAGTTCCCCAAAGAGCAATATGAGCGCTTGCTCGACGCTGCCGAACGCGCCGACGCCGATGGTGTGGCGCAAGCCGGAAAAGAGCTGGAGCGCGCGATCCGCAACGAGGCCAAAACCATCGCCGAAAAATATCTATCGCCACCTTTGACCACCGACTTTGCCATTTTGTTTTTGCCTACCGAGGGCTTGTACGCCGAAGTCATGCGTCGGCCAGGTTTGGCCGACGAGTTGCAGCGCACTTGTCGCGTCACCATTTCTGGCCCTTCGACCTTGTCCGCCTTGCTGAACAGCTTGCAAATGGGGTTCCGTACTTTGGTGCTGGAGAAGCGATCCTCCGAAGTCTGGCAAGTGTTGGGTGCGGTAAAAACGGAATTTGGTAAATTTGGCGAGGTGTTGGCCGCCACCAAAACCGCATTGGAGCGCGCCGCCAAAAATATCGATCATGCCGAAGTACGCACGCGCCAGATGACGAAAAAGCTCAAGCAGGTCGAGGCTCTGCCTAGCGATGCGGCGCATAGTTTGCTGGGGATAGATGGCGAGAACAGCACTGATGCTGAACTGTAA
- a CDS encoding DUF2167 domain-containing protein — MKLILKKFLALFALALVTQFAQAQSEAQKAEIKAAYEEADKVKQEGPFEVKMLDQAVLRIPAGQIFIPNPTASRILRAMGNSSDDSLLGVIFPAGDENWFVVARYEKAGYIKEDDAKEWNADELLKSLTEGAETGNVARREKGIREMQVVGWAEKPAYDANNHRLVWSAISKDKVGVDEDPGVNYNTYALGREGYISLNLVTSLKEVATQKAVAQNLLGNLEFTDGKRYADFNASTDKVAEYGLAALVAGVAAKKLGLFAVILAFLAKFAKVGLLALFGGGALFKKWFSSKKDKETAAVMASAAESTPESATAPDSGAAPVNPEAGKDASKAAGTEHTPGPGAV; from the coding sequence ATGAAACTCATACTAAAAAAATTCCTCGCCTTATTTGCGCTGGCGCTCGTGACGCAGTTCGCACAGGCTCAAAGCGAGGCGCAAAAGGCCGAGATTAAGGCCGCTTATGAAGAGGCGGATAAAGTCAAACAAGAGGGACCGTTTGAAGTAAAGATGCTAGATCAGGCGGTCTTGAGAATACCCGCCGGGCAGATCTTTATACCGAATCCAACTGCGTCCAGAATCTTGCGCGCCATGGGTAATAGTAGTGACGATAGTTTGTTGGGCGTGATTTTCCCGGCTGGTGATGAAAACTGGTTTGTGGTGGCGCGTTACGAAAAAGCCGGCTACATCAAAGAAGACGATGCCAAGGAGTGGAACGCCGATGAGCTATTGAAGAGCCTCACTGAAGGTGCCGAGACCGGTAATGTGGCAAGACGCGAGAAGGGCATACGCGAGATGCAGGTCGTCGGTTGGGCCGAAAAGCCGGCCTACGATGCCAATAATCATAGACTGGTCTGGTCTGCCATCAGCAAAGACAAAGTCGGAGTCGATGAAGATCCGGGCGTTAATTACAATACCTATGCCTTGGGACGCGAAGGCTATATCAGTTTGAATTTAGTCACCTCTTTGAAAGAAGTCGCGACACAGAAAGCGGTCGCGCAAAATCTATTAGGAAATTTAGAATTCACCGATGGCAAACGCTATGCCGATTTTAATGCCAGCACCGATAAAGTTGCTGAATACGGTTTAGCAGCGCTGGTGGCAGGTGTGGCGGCGAAAAAACTTGGCCTGTTTGCCGTCATACTGGCGTTTCTGGCGAAGTTCGCAAAAGTTGGTTTGCTAGCGCTGTTTGGCGGCGGTGCCTTGTTTAAGAAATGGTTTAGCAGTAAAAAAGATAAGGAGACTGCAGCGGTGATGGCTAGCGCTGCCGAGAGCACTCCCGAGAGCGCGACGGCGCCTGACAGCGGTGCTGCTCCGGTAAATCCGGAGGCGGGTAAGGATGCCAGTAAAGCGGCTGGCACTGAGCATACTCCGGGGCCAGGCGCAGTATGA